One region of Hydrogenobaculum sp. Y04AAS1 genomic DNA includes:
- the galU gene encoding UTP--glucose-1-phosphate uridylyltransferase GalU → MDVRKAVIPSAGWGTRFLPATKAMPKEMFPIIDKPVIQFIVEELLMSSIENIIFVTGRHKRPLEHHFDVNTDLEIFLEKNNKKDLLENIKTVSHLINPIYIRQKEQLGLGHAVLTAEPVVGAEPFVVSLGDIVIQTDVNIISEMKNLYKKFGKSIVAVYEVPREEVYKYGIVSGKEIEDDIFLIENMVEKPDVETAPSNLAILGRYLFTPTIFEKLKNTKPGKGGEIQLTDAMKMLLEDEAVYAYKVKARVYDTGNKLDYLKTIVEFALQREDLKDEFFSFLKDVVKNNGLL, encoded by the coding sequence ATGGATGTTAGAAAAGCCGTTATACCTTCTGCTGGGTGGGGCACAAGGTTTTTACCAGCTACTAAGGCAATGCCAAAAGAGATGTTTCCAATAATAGATAAGCCAGTTATCCAATTTATTGTAGAAGAGCTCTTGATGAGCAGCATAGAAAATATAATATTTGTCACTGGAAGGCATAAAAGACCTTTAGAGCACCATTTTGATGTAAATACAGATTTAGAGATTTTTCTCGAGAAAAACAACAAAAAGGACCTACTTGAAAACATAAAAACAGTTTCTCACCTTATAAATCCAATATATATAAGACAAAAAGAGCAGCTCGGTCTTGGACATGCTGTCTTAACAGCTGAGCCCGTAGTAGGTGCAGAGCCTTTCGTTGTCTCTCTCGGTGATATAGTAATTCAGACAGATGTAAACATCATCTCAGAGATGAAAAATCTTTACAAAAAATTTGGGAAAAGTATAGTAGCAGTTTATGAAGTTCCAAGAGAAGAAGTGTATAAATACGGTATAGTATCTGGAAAAGAAATAGAAGATGATATATTTCTAATAGAAAATATGGTAGAAAAACCAGACGTAGAAACAGCTCCTTCGAATCTGGCTATTTTGGGAAGGTATCTTTTTACACCTACTATTTTTGAAAAGCTTAAAAACACAAAACCAGGCAAAGGTGGAGAAATACAGCTCACAGATGCTATGAAGATGCTTTTAGAAGATGAGGCAGTTTACGCTTACAAAGTTAAAGCAAGGGTATATGACACAGGGAACAAGCTTGATTATTTAAAAACTATAGTTGAATTTGCTTTACAAAGAGAGGATTTAAAAGACGAGTTTTTTAGCTTTTTAAAAGATGTAGTAAAAAATAATGGCTTATTATAA
- the glgB gene encoding 1,4-alpha-glucan branching protein GlgB codes for MAYYKYNYDISLLTDEDLYLFNEGTHYHLYEKLGAHVLEGGVYFAVWAPNAKEVYVEGSFNFWNKKEYPLRPKGSSGIWEIFIEGLKSYELYKYYIVSNFGYEVEKRDPFAFYTEVPPKSAGIIYDISGYQWKDDLWLSKRRQSNHYKEPISIYEVHLGSWRRTLENEFLSYKDIAHQLVEYVKDMGFTHVEFLPIMEHPFYGSWGYQTLSYFAPTSRHGEPKDFMYLVELLHQNDIGVILDWVPSHFATDDYGLSFFDGTHLYEHMDKRKGYHPDWGSYIFNYGRHEVRAFLISSANFWFNKYHVDGIRVDAVASMLYLDYSRKEGEWEPNIYGGKENLEAIDCLRKLNEAVYIFNPGIFTVAEESTAWPMVTKPTYIGGLGFGFKWDMGWMHDTLNYFSKDPVHRKYHQQDITFRMLYAFNENFILPLSHDEVVHGKGSLIGKMPGDYWQKFANLRLLLSYMYGSPGKKLLFMGSEFGQFDEWNHDKSLDWHLLEFDSHKGIQNLVKDLNRLYHQEAALYELDHDPEGFEWIDFQDVEQSIFSFLRKAKNGDFVICIFNATPVPRHDYKIGVPKPGFYKEILNSDSMYYWGSNVGNAGLIEAHAEPWHKFNFSISLTLPPLGALFLKLA; via the coding sequence ATGGCTTATTATAAATACAATTACGATATAAGCCTTTTAACCGATGAAGATTTGTATCTTTTTAACGAAGGAACGCATTATCATCTTTATGAAAAGCTTGGAGCTCATGTACTTGAAGGTGGAGTATATTTTGCAGTTTGGGCTCCAAACGCAAAAGAAGTCTATGTAGAGGGTAGTTTTAACTTTTGGAATAAAAAAGAATACCCTTTAAGACCCAAAGGAAGCTCTGGCATATGGGAAATCTTCATAGAGGGTCTTAAAAGCTATGAACTTTATAAGTATTACATAGTCTCAAACTTTGGATACGAGGTAGAAAAAAGAGATCCATTCGCGTTTTATACAGAAGTCCCACCAAAAAGTGCCGGTATAATTTACGATATATCTGGCTATCAATGGAAAGATGATTTATGGCTTTCAAAAAGAAGACAGTCAAACCACTACAAAGAACCCATAAGCATATACGAAGTGCATCTTGGTTCTTGGAGAAGAACGTTAGAAAACGAATTTCTATCTTATAAGGATATAGCCCATCAGCTTGTAGAGTATGTAAAAGATATGGGATTTACCCATGTAGAGTTTTTACCTATTATGGAGCATCCTTTTTACGGGTCTTGGGGATATCAAACGCTTTCTTATTTTGCTCCCACATCCAGACATGGAGAGCCAAAAGATTTTATGTATCTTGTAGAACTTTTGCATCAAAACGATATAGGTGTGATACTCGATTGGGTGCCATCTCATTTTGCCACAGACGATTATGGGCTTTCTTTCTTTGACGGGACTCATCTTTACGAGCACATGGACAAAAGAAAAGGTTATCATCCGGATTGGGGGAGCTATATATTTAACTATGGAAGACATGAAGTTAGGGCGTTTTTAATAAGCAGTGCGAATTTTTGGTTTAATAAATATCATGTAGATGGTATAAGAGTGGATGCCGTTGCCTCCATGCTTTATCTTGATTATTCAAGAAAAGAAGGTGAATGGGAACCAAATATTTACGGTGGTAAAGAAAATTTAGAAGCTATTGATTGTCTAAGGAAACTAAATGAAGCAGTATATATCTTTAATCCGGGGATATTTACGGTAGCAGAAGAATCCACCGCTTGGCCTATGGTTACAAAACCCACCTACATCGGGGGTTTGGGGTTTGGCTTTAAGTGGGATATGGGCTGGATGCACGACACGCTAAACTATTTTTCCAAAGATCCTGTGCATAGAAAATATCATCAACAAGATATAACGTTTAGGATGCTTTATGCTTTTAACGAAAACTTCATATTACCGCTCTCTCACGATGAGGTGGTGCATGGAAAAGGTTCTTTGATAGGAAAAATGCCCGGTGATTACTGGCAAAAATTTGCAAATTTAAGACTTTTACTATCTTATATGTATGGAAGTCCTGGTAAAAAGCTTCTTTTTATGGGTAGTGAGTTTGGCCAATTTGACGAGTGGAACCACGATAAAAGCTTGGACTGGCATCTTTTAGAGTTTGATTCGCATAAAGGTATACAAAATTTGGTAAAAGATTTAAACAGACTTTATCACCAAGAGGCTGCTCTTTATGAATTAGACCACGATCCAGAAGGTTTTGAATGGATTGATTTTCAAGACGTAGAGCAATCTATTTTTTCGTTTTTAAGAAAAGCCAAAAACGGTGATTTCGTAATCTGTATTTTTAACGCCACTCCTGTCCCAAGACATGATTATAAAATAGGTGTTCCAAAACCAGGTTTTTATAAAGAAATATTAAATTCAGACTCTATGTACTATTGGGGTTCTAACGTTGGAAACGCTGGACTCATAGAAGCGCATGCTGAACCTTGGCATAAGTTTAACTTTTCCATAAGTTTAACGCTTCCACCGTTAGGAGCGCTATTTTTAAAATTAGCTTAA
- the ftsY gene encoding signal recognition particle-docking protein FtsY: protein MFFWKKSDTEKKAEEGSKEAILELIKSGKTSKAESILENFKDNEELRKILFDLYLKNNEYYKAYTLIEKYKDVGTAPERALVYEESGYITKAIEEYLKIGDFNSLYKIGLLYKHIGDYQKALEFINRAYQIVPYDKKKEVEELLFDLKKILGIVDIPKESLFEKISKTLKKTKDTILLNTIFINRKIDEELFEELEEKLIRADINVKLVLNIVENLKKEAIKRNLQTAEQLKPLLKEELLSIIRNCGNKDLFFELLNEKEKPFVILFLGVNGSGKTTTIGKLASIYKAQNKKVLLGAADTFRAAAIEQLEVWAQRAQVDIVKKQEGADPASVAFEATKKGLEEDYDVVIIDTAGRLHTKEPLINELRKIKKSIQKAYEKAPQKALLVIDSTIGQNSISQAKIFKEAVDINGLVITKLDGTSKGGSVISICKDLALPIYMTADGERMEDLDPFDPETFVDALLS from the coding sequence ATGTTTTTTTGGAAAAAGTCGGATACTGAGAAAAAGGCAGAGGAAGGGTCTAAAGAAGCTATATTAGAGCTTATAAAAAGCGGTAAAACCTCTAAAGCAGAATCTATATTAGAAAACTTTAAAGACAACGAAGAACTAAGAAAAATACTATTTGATTTATACTTAAAAAATAACGAATATTACAAAGCATATACGCTTATAGAAAAGTATAAAGATGTGGGTACAGCTCCAGAAAGGGCTTTGGTATACGAAGAATCTGGATATATCACAAAAGCTATAGAGGAATATTTAAAGATAGGAGATTTTAACAGTCTTTATAAAATAGGGCTTTTATATAAGCACATAGGAGATTACCAGAAGGCTTTAGAATTTATCAATAGAGCTTATCAGATAGTTCCTTACGATAAGAAAAAAGAAGTAGAAGAGCTTTTGTTTGACCTCAAAAAGATATTAGGAATAGTGGATATACCAAAAGAAAGCCTCTTTGAAAAAATAAGTAAGACCCTCAAAAAAACAAAAGATACTATCTTGCTAAATACTATTTTTATAAATAGAAAAATAGATGAAGAGCTTTTTGAGGAATTAGAGGAGAAGTTAATAAGAGCGGATATAAACGTTAAGCTTGTTTTAAATATTGTAGAAAATCTCAAAAAAGAAGCTATAAAACGCAATTTACAGACAGCAGAACAGCTTAAACCACTTTTGAAAGAAGAGCTTTTAAGCATTATAAGAAACTGCGGTAACAAAGATTTATTTTTCGAGCTTTTAAATGAAAAAGAAAAACCGTTTGTTATATTGTTCTTAGGGGTTAATGGGTCTGGTAAAACCACTACGATAGGAAAACTGGCTAGCATATACAAGGCTCAAAATAAGAAAGTGCTTCTTGGAGCAGCGGATACCTTTAGAGCAGCTGCAATAGAGCAATTAGAAGTATGGGCCCAGAGGGCTCAAGTGGATATAGTTAAAAAACAAGAAGGTGCTGATCCTGCATCGGTGGCTTTTGAAGCCACTAAAAAAGGTTTGGAAGAAGACTACGATGTGGTAATTATAGACACGGCAGGAAGGCTACATACGAAAGAACCACTTATAAATGAGCTTAGAAAAATTAAAAAGTCTATTCAAAAAGCTTATGAAAAAGCTCCTCAGAAAGCTTTGCTAGTTATAGATTCTACTATAGGCCAAAACTCTATATCTCAAGCAAAGATATTTAAAGAGGCTGTAGATATAAACGGTTTGGTGATAACGAAATTAGACGGTACATCCAAAGGTGGAAGCGTTATCTCTATATGTAAGGATTTAGCACTACCAATATATATGACAGCAGATGGTGAAAGAATGGAAGATTTGGACCCTTTTGATCCGGAAACGTTTGTAGACGCTCTACTTAGTTAG
- a CDS encoding Fur family transcriptional regulator — protein sequence MKKAFAIGKLKELGYKMTPQREYVLDLFLDSKDHPSAETLYGMIKEKFPYISLSTVYNTLNTLVDIGLAKTIYLEDKTYFDPNLEPHSHFICEHCGSIYDMEPVSIDLSSVKNDNIARTTSVEVFLYGVCKNCINVKAN from the coding sequence ATGAAGAAAGCGTTTGCGATTGGAAAATTGAAAGAGTTAGGTTATAAAATGACACCTCAAAGAGAGTATGTGCTTGATCTTTTTTTAGATTCCAAAGATCATCCAAGCGCTGAAACTCTTTATGGTATGATAAAAGAAAAATTTCCATATATATCTTTGTCCACAGTTTACAATACCCTCAATACATTAGTAGATATAGGATTAGCAAAAACTATTTACTTAGAAGATAAAACGTATTTTGATCCAAACTTAGAACCTCACTCTCATTTTATATGTGAACATTGTGGTAGCATCTACGATATGGAACCTGTATCTATAGATTTAAGCAGTGTTAAAAATGATAATATAGCCAGAACTACTAGTGTAGAGGTTTTTCTCTACGGAGTATGTAAAAACTGCATAAATGTAAAAGCAAATTAG
- a CDS encoding TonB-dependent receptor translates to MVKKVLLSLCVFSSIGLAQDFSSIFLLKPLEIIGSSKGFEAFKSSKTLQRKSSVDLAQALDNQVGIFNYSKGPIANDIVLDGLNRDNINVLIDGARLYGACPSRMDVPAFHIPLNFLQGIKIVYGPYDVTHQGSMGGLVDVKTIYPKLGFHSNLSFNANSYGFVNPNVEASYNNGKFYFVAGYSFKTAEPYKDAHGVKITDYIPNEYKSKPTHDFNINSYMTKFGFTPTTNTDIGLEYIKQSANNVLYPFLSMDAIYDRSNIVNFHIDKENISKDIKSINFKTYYTDVYHLMTNQYRPQPYMATYARTKTYGSSISTDVFDTTFGLDFYRRDWYVLNQTSMGMSPPYIIPDVFITNIGAFTKKDFNAFKSLKINIGLRIDHTKSSPDGSLVKKDLSYQNMGYSYASLYGASPQDKEDTYLSGYIKLNKTINQYNNFYVGFGHTVRVPDPEERYIYFVNMGKYWIGNPNLKPAQNNEFDVGLSSNYNRFSMNLDLYYRYIYDYITITQFSNPKGKINEYWNTNAYMNGANLSAKYFITDTLSVSSETSYVRGYQITNQAKHITSPNLPDIPPFREVLALKYDNKTYFGKIETILASTQDKVNTDLNEKKVPGYGLVNVSGGINLKNGISVVLGVDNLLNQEYYMYNDYYSNPFNIGVNLPEPGRTFYINAQYSF, encoded by the coding sequence ATGGTAAAGAAAGTGCTTCTTAGTCTTTGTGTTTTCTCATCTATTGGTCTTGCACAAGATTTTTCAAGTATCTTCTTGCTAAAACCTTTAGAAATAATTGGTAGTTCAAAAGGTTTTGAGGCTTTTAAAAGCAGTAAAACACTACAAAGAAAAAGCAGTGTGGATTTAGCTCAAGCTCTTGACAATCAAGTTGGTATATTTAACTATTCCAAAGGTCCTATTGCAAACGATATAGTTTTAGATGGTCTAAACAGAGACAATATAAACGTTTTGATAGATGGGGCGAGGCTTTACGGAGCATGTCCAAGTAGGATGGATGTACCAGCTTTTCACATACCTCTAAACTTTCTTCAGGGGATAAAAATCGTATATGGCCCCTACGACGTAACGCACCAAGGTTCTATGGGTGGCTTGGTAGACGTCAAAACCATATATCCAAAACTTGGATTTCACTCAAATTTATCGTTTAATGCAAACTCTTACGGATTTGTAAATCCAAACGTAGAGGCTTCTTACAACAACGGCAAGTTTTACTTTGTGGCAGGGTATTCTTTTAAAACCGCCGAACCTTACAAAGACGCTCATGGTGTCAAAATCACAGATTATATACCAAACGAGTATAAATCTAAACCAACCCATGATTTTAACATAAACTCTTACATGACTAAATTTGGCTTTACACCCACTACAAATACAGATATAGGTTTAGAATATATAAAGCAAAGCGCCAACAACGTGCTGTATCCATTTCTTAGTATGGATGCCATATACGATAGATCAAATATCGTTAATTTTCACATAGACAAAGAAAACATCTCAAAGGATATCAAAAGTATAAACTTCAAAACTTACTATACAGACGTATATCACCTTATGACAAACCAATATAGACCTCAACCGTACATGGCCACCTACGCTCGCACAAAAACCTACGGTTCTTCCATTTCCACAGATGTATTTGATACCACCTTTGGGCTTGATTTTTACAGAAGAGATTGGTATGTGTTAAATCAAACATCAATGGGCATGAGTCCTCCCTACATAATCCCAGATGTGTTTATTACAAACATAGGTGCTTTTACTAAAAAAGATTTTAATGCTTTTAAAAGCCTAAAAATAAACATAGGCCTTAGAATAGACCATACAAAATCATCACCAGACGGTTCTTTGGTGAAAAAAGATCTATCTTACCAAAATATGGGATATTCATACGCTTCACTTTATGGAGCATCACCACAAGACAAAGAAGACACATATCTAAGTGGTTATATAAAGCTTAATAAAACCATTAACCAATACAACAATTTTTACGTTGGCTTTGGGCATACTGTAAGAGTACCAGATCCAGAAGAAAGGTACATATATTTTGTAAACATGGGTAAATATTGGATAGGAAATCCTAACCTAAAACCAGCCCAAAACAACGAGTTTGATGTAGGACTTTCCTCTAATTACAACAGATTTTCTATGAACCTTGATCTTTATTATAGATATATATACGATTATATAACCATAACACAATTTTCTAACCCAAAAGGAAAGATAAACGAATATTGGAATACAAACGCCTATATGAATGGTGCCAATCTAAGCGCTAAATATTTTATAACAGATACTCTTAGCGTATCATCAGAAACCTCCTACGTTAGAGGTTATCAAATAACAAACCAAGCTAAGCACATCACAAGCCCAAATCTACCAGACATACCACCTTTTAGGGAAGTCTTGGCGCTAAAATACGACAACAAAACATACTTTGGTAAAATAGAGACCATCTTAGCAAGCACTCAGGATAAAGTAAACACAGATTTAAACGAGAAAAAAGTACCAGGTTATGGCTTGGTAAACGTATCTGGTGGGATAAATCTTAAAAACGGCATATCGGTAGTGCTTGGGGTTGATAATCTTCTAAATCAAGAATATTACATGTATAACGATTATTACTCAAATCCTTTCAATATAGGAGTAAATTTACCAGAACCAGGACGCACATTTTATATAAACGCTCAATATAGTTTTTAA
- a CDS encoding metalloregulator ArsR/SmtB family transcription factor, translating to MSMEIENEGPLVEIAEFLKALGHPVRLRIVELLIEHKQCVKNLGDVLGIPQPNISQHLAILRSKGIVGWKREGPIICYFIKDKRAIEVYNLLFKEVQDGTKCC from the coding sequence ATGAGTATGGAAATAGAAAACGAAGGGCCTCTTGTAGAAATAGCCGAGTTTTTAAAAGCTTTAGGGCATCCGGTAAGGTTGAGGATTGTGGAACTTCTGATAGAACACAAGCAATGTGTAAAAAATCTTGGGGATGTGCTAGGAATCCCACAACCTAATATATCTCAGCACCTTGCCATACTTCGCTCAAAAGGTATTGTAGGATGGAAAAGAGAAGGACCTATAATATGTTATTTTATCAAGGACAAAAGAGCTATAGAAGTTTATAATTTATTGTTTAAGGAGGTTCAAGATGGCACAAAATGTTGTTGA
- the trxA gene encoding thioredoxin produces MAQNVVELTDANWENEVINSSVPVLVDFWAPWCGPCRIIAPVVEKLAGEFAGQIKVGKLNTDDNPGVSMRYGIRAIPTIMMFKNGEVVDTRVGVQPEDGLRKMIKNNL; encoded by the coding sequence ATGGCACAAAATGTTGTTGAACTTACAGACGCCAACTGGGAAAATGAGGTCATAAACTCCTCAGTTCCAGTTTTGGTTGATTTTTGGGCACCTTGGTGTGGGCCCTGCAGAATCATAGCCCCAGTCGTTGAGAAACTAGCCGGTGAATTTGCTGGCCAAATAAAGGTAGGTAAGCTAAACACAGACGATAACCCAGGTGTATCCATGAGATACGGTATAAGAGCTATACCTACTATAATGATGTTTAAAAATGGCGAAGTGGTAGATACAAGAGTTGGTGTACAACCAGAAGATGGCTTAAGAAAGATGATCAAAAACAATTTATGA
- the trxB gene encoding thioredoxin-disulfide reductase, producing the protein MINTHKIYDCIIVGGGPAGLTAGLYCARAKMDVILLEKSTLGGQIAITDLVENYPGFPEGISGKELTSKFKAQAERFGLKIHRQGVISVENDNDNIKILKLDNGSELRAKTVIITTGARMRTLDVPGEKEFLNRGVSYCATCDGALFEDVPIAVVGGGDSATQEAIFLTRFASKVYLIHRRDKLRAKPLLQDRVFSNPKIEFVPNKVVKAIQGSDFVNSLLLEDTKTGEHSILSVDGVFIFIGMIPATDIVKDLVELDEYGYIKVNDNMETSVSGIFAAGDCRSGQTGQVVVAAGEGCIAAMAAERYLQNSE; encoded by the coding sequence ATGATAAACACTCATAAAATTTACGATTGTATAATAGTTGGTGGAGGTCCGGCCGGTCTTACAGCCGGGCTTTATTGTGCTAGAGCCAAGATGGATGTAATACTTTTGGAAAAATCAACACTTGGTGGCCAAATAGCTATAACGGATTTAGTAGAAAACTATCCTGGGTTTCCAGAAGGTATAAGCGGCAAAGAACTTACAAGCAAATTCAAAGCTCAAGCTGAAAGGTTTGGGCTTAAAATCCATAGGCAAGGTGTGATATCTGTGGAAAACGACAACGATAATATTAAAATCCTTAAACTTGACAATGGATCAGAGTTAAGAGCGAAAACCGTCATAATTACCACTGGTGCCCGTATGAGGACCCTTGACGTACCAGGCGAGAAAGAATTTTTAAATAGAGGTGTATCTTATTGCGCTACTTGTGATGGTGCTCTTTTTGAGGATGTGCCAATAGCTGTTGTCGGCGGTGGTGATTCTGCAACGCAAGAAGCGATCTTTTTAACACGCTTTGCCTCAAAAGTTTACCTAATACACAGAAGAGATAAACTAAGGGCAAAACCACTTCTTCAAGACAGAGTTTTCTCTAATCCAAAAATAGAGTTTGTACCAAACAAAGTGGTAAAAGCCATCCAAGGTAGCGATTTTGTTAATTCTTTATTGTTGGAAGATACTAAAACCGGTGAACATTCTATCTTATCCGTAGATGGTGTCTTTATATTTATAGGTATGATACCGGCCACAGATATAGTAAAAGATTTGGTAGAGTTAGATGAGTATGGATATATAAAGGTTAACGATAATATGGAAACTTCAGTATCAGGCATATTCGCTGCTGGGGATTGTAGAAGTGGTCAAACAGGTCAAGTTGTTGTTGCTGCTGGAGAGGGTTGCATAGCTGCCATGGCTGCTGAAAGATATCTACAAAATTCCGAATAA
- a CDS encoding PilZ domain-containing protein, translating into MNTLQQAVNIWYSSSNTTNIIIVLWMLLTVIFLFFLIPYLIVEIKKRNKIKEDFFKKAKEYGLTELEAELLWKYSTDYRWNVSLVFNNKKVFEIVASKILNKDTSFADIINQLRHKLGFDHVPWFLPISTTKDIELYQSGKILFNERPYDAVVWDKDEKYIYLALYNINKSPIKIGDIVTFSFITQDYVQTSFTSKVIGIYEDSGRILYKVEHSDKVLRTPIRDAVRIELSLKAYIYFPTSEELEAYEKEQILPEPEEDNLIEGVIKDLSIGGTRFCTSISLSDLQKVFVKFRIYDKDLIIFGTIRNKFDAVDHFCYGIKFEDVTKEQEEDIRSYIIEQQRLLVKSYKLGEL; encoded by the coding sequence ATGAATACTTTACAGCAAGCGGTAAATATATGGTATAGCAGTTCCAATACCACAAATATAATAATAGTTTTATGGATGCTGTTAACCGTTATATTTTTATTTTTTTTAATACCATATTTGATAGTAGAAATTAAAAAAAGAAACAAAATAAAAGAAGATTTTTTCAAAAAAGCCAAAGAATATGGGCTAACAGAGTTGGAAGCTGAATTGTTGTGGAAATATTCTACAGATTATAGATGGAACGTATCTTTAGTCTTTAACAATAAAAAGGTTTTTGAAATAGTGGCATCAAAAATTCTGAATAAAGATACATCTTTTGCGGATATTATAAACCAATTAAGGCATAAACTTGGTTTTGACCATGTACCGTGGTTCTTACCTATATCTACCACAAAAGACATAGAACTGTATCAAAGTGGAAAGATTTTGTTTAATGAAAGACCGTACGATGCTGTTGTATGGGATAAAGACGAAAAATATATCTATCTAGCACTTTACAACATAAACAAGAGTCCTATCAAAATAGGAGATATTGTAACGTTTAGTTTTATCACTCAAGACTACGTTCAAACATCTTTTACTTCAAAAGTTATTGGAATATATGAAGATTCTGGTAGGATTTTATACAAGGTAGAGCATTCAGACAAGGTTCTAAGGACACCTATCAGGGACGCAGTAAGGATAGAGTTAAGTTTAAAAGCATATATATATTTTCCTACATCCGAGGAACTGGAAGCTTATGAAAAAGAACAGATTTTACCGGAACCAGAAGAAGATAATCTTATAGAAGGAGTGATAAAGGATTTGAGCATAGGAGGAACAAGGTTTTGCACTAGTATATCTTTGTCTGATCTTCAGAAAGTATTTGTAAAGTTTCGCATATACGATAAAGATTTAATAATATTTGGTACCATAAGAAATAAATTTGATGCTGTAGACCATTTTTGTTATGGTATAAAATTTGAAGATGTAACAAAAGAGCAAGAAGAGGACATAAGAAGCTACATAATAGAGCAACAAAGACTTTTAGTGAAATCTTACAAGTTAGGTGAGCTATGA
- a CDS encoding Gfo/Idh/MocA family oxidoreductase, whose protein sequence is MSVQNHIVLIGVGNMGNKYLNVLKQLTKDIVLCDKDINKILDKGFPYVCDIGDLNSSISKAIIATDPTQHVNIAKMLLLNTGADILIEKPPATSYEEFISLTEFKNKIWISEIERFSLCIKEFPKHIKPKYIEIKRLNKGRGYINPIWDLAWHDLYNLLYLFGDVRIENVRVGHVWELTGKVNNEIPFQLQVAWNHHFIDRSWTVHTNKGSIFMNFADEEIILENGTSYTRKDGNKLMDMLGQFLDGLEDESFDRAAKILKMLDNIKDEIGSI, encoded by the coding sequence ATGAGCGTACAAAACCATATTGTATTGATAGGCGTTGGTAATATGGGCAATAAATATCTAAACGTACTAAAGCAATTAACCAAGGATATAGTGCTTTGTGATAAAGACATTAATAAAATATTAGATAAAGGTTTTCCCTATGTATGCGATATAGGTGATTTAAATTCATCTATTTCTAAGGCTATCATAGCAACAGACCCTACTCAACATGTAAATATAGCAAAAATGTTGTTGTTAAACACTGGGGCTGATATACTTATAGAAAAACCACCAGCCACATCTTATGAAGAGTTTATAAGCTTGACAGAATTTAAGAATAAAATATGGATATCAGAAATTGAAAGATTCTCGCTTTGCATAAAAGAATTTCCAAAACACATAAAGCCAAAATATATAGAGATAAAAAGACTAAACAAAGGAAGAGGTTATATAAATCCTATATGGGATTTAGCTTGGCATGATTTGTACAATTTATTGTATTTATTTGGAGATGTTAGAATAGAAAACGTTAGAGTTGGGCACGTCTGGGAGCTAACAGGAAAAGTAAACAACGAAATACCGTTTCAGTTGCAAGTAGCTTGGAATCACCATTTTATAGATAGGAGTTGGACTGTTCATACCAACAAAGGAAGCATTTTTATGAATTTTGCAGATGAAGAAATTATCTTAGAGAATGGGACTTCCTATACGAGAAAAGACGGCAACAAGCTTATGGATATGTTAGGGCAGTTTTTAGATGGCTTAGAAGATGAATCTTTTGATAGAGCGGCTAAAATATTAAAAATGTTAGATAATATAAAAGATGAAATTGGTAGTATATAA